The genomic interval CAAATGCATTTCCGACACCTTCAGCAAGAATAATGATACTGTGTTTTTTGCCACGTTGTTGTCCGCGCTTTAGCCGGTCAACAATTTCTTGGAGCTCGTCTTTTTTTTCAGGTATTAAAATGCTTTCGGCTCCATCGGCAAGACCGGCCCACAGTGCCAAGTCACCAGCATGACGACCCATTACTTCAATGATAAAGGTCCGTTCATGCGATGATGCTGTATCACGAATTTTGTCAATTGCTTCAATAACTGTATTTAATGCCGTATCAAAGCCAATCGTAAAATCTGTACCTGCAATATCGTTATCAATTGTCCCTGGAATACCAATACATGGGTATCCCTTTTCCGTAAGTTTTTGGGCACCGCGGAAGCTTCCGTCCCCACCGATAACAATCAGACCTTCAATGCCGTGCTTTTTTAACTGTTCAACACCTTTTTGTTGCCCTTCATCACGCTTAAAGTCCTCACTCCGTGCCGAATGTAGAATCGTGCCGCCGCGCTGGATGATATCACCGACAGAACCTATATCCATCTTTTCTATATGGTCATCAATAAGACCTTGGAATCCATTTTTTATACCGAATATTTCAACATTGTGATAGATCGCTTTACGTACAACGGCTCGGATGGCCGCGTTCATGCCCGGTGCATCACCACCGCTCGTCAAAATACCTATTTTTTTCATATTTTTCACCTCATGTTTAATATCGTTGTCTTCTTCAAAGATAAATGTAAAGCCAAAAAATATCAATTAATTTAGTTGTCGGCAGTACATATGAGAAAGCATATCGGGCTTTGGATTATAAAGAGGAAGAGGCTGACATTTGTCAACCTCTTCCATCCGGTGACACATACAGAGTTACATTTCTTGGTATTCACCGATTTGCTTATATTTTTCCCATCTTGTTTCAAGTAATTCATCTACGGACTTTGCCGTCAGTTCCTCAAGAGACTTCGCTAATACAGCATCAATATTTTTAGCCTGTTCTTGTATGTCACGATGAGCACCACCTCTTGGTTCCGGAATAATCTCATCAACAACATCAAGTTCTTTCAAATCGTAAGTAGTAATCTTCATTGTTTCAGCCGCCTTCCTAGCCAGACCGGAATCCTTCCATAACAACGCCGCGGCTCCTTCAGGTGAAATAACCGAATACGTTGAGTTCTCCAGCATATGGATACGATCACCTACACCTAGACCTAGGGCACCACCGCTCCCACCTTCACCGATGACAATACAAATGATTGGTACCGACAAACCAGCCATTTCCACCAGGTTCCGAGCAATTGCTTCACTCTGTCCACGCTCCTCGGCAGCTTTACCTGGGTAAGCACCTTTCGTATCAATGAAGCTAATGATTGGACGGTTAAACTTTTCTGCCTGGCGCATATGTCTTAATGCTTTTCGATATCCTTCTGGATGTGGCATGCCAAAATTGCGGCGAATATTTTCTTTCGTATCTTTTCCCCGTTGATGACCAATTACCGTAACCGGTTGTTCACCATAAAAAGCGATACCCGTGACAATCGCTTCATCATCTCCAAACAAGCGATCACCATGAAATTCCATAAAGTTCGTGAACAATTCCTGTATATAATCTAATGTAGTCGGACGTTCTTGATGTCGGGCCATTTGGACACGGTGCCAAGGCTGGAGATTTCCGTAAATATCGTTCTCCAATTTTTCCAGCCGTTCTTCCAATGTGGATATTTCTGCTTCCAGATTAATGTCACTATCAGTTGTGAACGTTTTTAGCTCAGCGATTTTCTCTTTCAAGTTCACAATTGGTTTTTCAAAGTCCAACACCTGTTTCATGCTTGTTCCCTCCCTTTTGCATGCATAGACAGCAGTACAGTCAGGAAATTTTTCATCTCATGTCGGTGCACTACTTTATCTAGCTGGCCATGTTTGAGTAGGAATTCAGCAGTCTGAAAGTCATCCGGCAGTTCCTCACGAATCGTCTGTTCAATAATTCGGCGGCCGGCAAAGCCAATTAATGCCCCTGGTTCAGCAATATTGTAATCACCCACGGATGCAAAACTAGCAGAAACACCACCTGTTGTTGGATGGGTCATAATCGAAATCATTAACCCGCCCGCCTCAGAAAACCGTTTCACTGCAACGGATGTTTTAGACATCTGCATTAGGCTTAATACACCCTCCTGCATTCTCGCACCACCGGAAGCAGTGAATATAATAAACGGAAGCGACTCATTCTTTGCCTTTTCAATAGCACGAGCGATTTTTTCACCCATAACTGAGCCCATACTTCCCATTCGGAAACTAGAATCCATTACACTGAAAGCGGTCTCCTGTCCATCAATCAATCCCTTGCCGGTTACAACACCTTCATTTAGTCCAGTTTTATTGCGATCCTTTTCCACTTTCTCTTCATACCCGGGAAATTCCAATGGATTGGTTGTTGTAAGTTGCTTGTCCCATTCCTCAAACGTCCCTTCATCAAATAAACTGTTTATTCGATCCCAAGCCTTAAGCGGATGATGATAATCACAGTTTGGACAGACATTAATGTTCTTGTTCATTTCTTTCCGATAGTATATCTTATGACAATTATCACATTTTTTCATTAAACCCTCAGGAATATCAATCTTGCTTTGTTCACTCGGAATGGTCGCATACTTCCTTTTCTTGCCAAAAAAATCCTTAAGCAAGGGAATTCCTCCTTTTTCTAACAAACAAAAAAACACTATGAAACTGGTGTATACTTTAAACAACCAATCACAAAAATACTGTTATCATCCGTTGAAATAAATAATTATTTTTCCACAGGCAAACTATAAAATAAGTCCTCTATCTTTGCGTAATCTTTTGACTGATAAAGTCCGATGAGATCTAGGTAGAATGAGCGTTCATAGGATAGGCTGGAAATCGTGTACGAGAATTCATCCATCAGCTGCCAAACTTTAGCGAGAAGCAAATTCTCTGTTTTATGAAATAAATATTGAAAAAAGGCCACATGCGTTGCATTTGCATTTAATGTTTGATCCTGAACAATTTCTAACAACTGACTGATATCTTCATCATCCATATAATCATATGCAATTTTCGCTGCTTCTTTTTCGATAATTTTTTTAGCGAATAATAAATCATTCCTGGTATTGTTTCCCTGCAGGATAAACGAGGACAGCACCTCAACAGAGTGATACGGCCGATATGCGCTTAAAAACGTACCTTCCCCGTGCCGTGTTTCAATCAGACCAAGAAGCTCCATTGCACGTAACGCTTCACGGATGGATGACCGACCCGCCTGCAATTTTTCCGAAAGCACACGCTCCGATGGCAATTTATCGCCTGGCTGCAGATTATTTTCATCAATATACTTCCGCAGTTCCTGTAAAATGCCATGGTATACTTTTTGTTTTGGTAACATGGACACAGCCGGAGTCACCCCTTTTATAGATTGTAGCACAGACCATGCCGGTGACGGACGCCTAAGCACGACGGTACAGGTTCAGCCCGTCATTTTCATGATCATGAATCTACTTGCCGATTCAATCTTCGTCAATCCGTGTTAATTTTCTTGTTTTCTCAGCTACTTGTTCCGGATCAACGTCAACCCTTGCAACACCCGTCTCCATCGCAGCCTTTGCAACACTGGATGCAACAAGAGGAGCGACTCGCGGATCAAACGCGGCAGGGATGACATAATCTTCATTTAGTTCTTCTTCGGTAATCAGTGAGGCAATTGCTTCCGCTGCGGCAACCTTCATCGGTTCATTGATTCTAGTTGCCCTAACGTCCAATGCTCCTCTGAAAATGCCGGGGAATGCCAGCACATTATTAACCTGATTAGGAAAATCCGATCGGCCGGTTCCAATCACTTTCACGCCCACTTCTTTTGCATCACTCGGCATGATTTCAGGGTCCGGATTCGCCATCGCAAAGATAATTGGATCATCACTCATTTTTTGAACCATTTCTTTGGTCAGTAGGCCGCCAACAGATACACCGATGAATGCATCCGCATCTTCTAATATATCTCCCAGCTGCCCTTCTTGCTTATCCTTGTTAGTCATTTGGGCAACTTCTTCTTTAACCTCATTCATGCCGTACGACCGACCTTCAAATATGGCGCCTTTTGAATCACACATAATTATATCGCGAACGCCGAAATTGTACAGTAATTTTATTATTGCTATCCCTGCTGCACCTGCACCATTTGCCACTACTTTAATATCCGAGAAAGATTTGCCGGACAGCTTTAAAGCATTGATTAAGCCTGCTACAGTTACAATAGCCGTACCATGTTGATCATCGTGAAAAATAGGAATATTGGTCTCCTTCTTCAGCCGCTCCTCGATCACAAAGCAATCAGGAGCTGCAATGTCCTCTAGGTTAACGCCACCAAATG from Lentibacillus cibarius carries:
- the pfkA gene encoding 6-phosphofructokinase; translation: MKKIGILTSGGDAPGMNAAIRAVVRKAIYHNVEIFGIKNGFQGLIDDHIEKMDIGSVGDIIQRGGTILHSARSEDFKRDEGQQKGVEQLKKHGIEGLIVIGGDGSFRGAQKLTEKGYPCIGIPGTIDNDIAGTDFTIGFDTALNTVIEAIDKIRDTASSHERTFIIEVMGRHAGDLALWAGLADGAESILIPEKKDELQEIVDRLKRGQQRGKKHSIIILAEGVGNAFDYAERIKENSNLETRVTVLGHIQRGGSPTAADRVLASRLGAQAVDLLLSGEAGKMTGIQNNKLMTHDIAGVLEEKHTIDFSMYQLSKELSI
- the accA gene encoding acetyl-CoA carboxylase carboxyl transferase subunit alpha — encoded protein: MKQVLDFEKPIVNLKEKIAELKTFTTDSDINLEAEISTLEERLEKLENDIYGNLQPWHRVQMARHQERPTTLDYIQELFTNFMEFHGDRLFGDDEAIVTGIAFYGEQPVTVIGHQRGKDTKENIRRNFGMPHPEGYRKALRHMRQAEKFNRPIISFIDTKGAYPGKAAEERGQSEAIARNLVEMAGLSVPIICIVIGEGGSGGALGLGVGDRIHMLENSTYSVISPEGAAALLWKDSGLARKAAETMKITTYDLKELDVVDEIIPEPRGGAHRDIQEQAKNIDAVLAKSLEELTAKSVDELLETRWEKYKQIGEYQEM
- the accD gene encoding acetyl-CoA carboxylase, carboxyltransferase subunit beta, whose amino-acid sequence is MLKDFFGKKRKYATIPSEQSKIDIPEGLMKKCDNCHKIYYRKEMNKNINVCPNCDYHHPLKAWDRINSLFDEGTFEEWDKQLTTTNPLEFPGYEEKVEKDRNKTGLNEGVVTGKGLIDGQETAFSVMDSSFRMGSMGSVMGEKIARAIEKAKNESLPFIIFTASGGARMQEGVLSLMQMSKTSVAVKRFSEAGGLMISIMTHPTTGGVSASFASVGDYNIAEPGALIGFAGRRIIEQTIREELPDDFQTAEFLLKHGQLDKVVHRHEMKNFLTVLLSMHAKGREQA
- a CDS encoding FadR/GntR family transcriptional regulator codes for the protein MLPKQKVYHGILQELRKYIDENNLQPGDKLPSERVLSEKLQAGRSSIREALRAMELLGLIETRHGEGTFLSAYRPYHSVEVLSSFILQGNNTRNDLLFAKKIIEKEAAKIAYDYMDDEDISQLLEIVQDQTLNANATHVAFFQYLFHKTENLLLAKVWQLMDEFSYTISSLSYERSFYLDLIGLYQSKDYAKIEDLFYSLPVEK
- a CDS encoding NADP-dependent malic enzyme, coding for MHKVNKGKLSTESKVQVKNAKDLSLAYSPGVAEPCKEIHDRKEMVYDFTMKGNTVAVVSNGSAVLGLGNIGPEAALPVMEGKAVLFKNFSGVDSFPVCLDSYDVEAIVQTVKMMEPTFGGVNLEDIAAPDCFVIEERLKKETNIPIFHDDQHGTAIVTVAGLINALKLSGKSFSDIKVVANGAGAAGIAIIKLLYNFGVRDIIMCDSKGAIFEGRSYGMNEVKEEVAQMTNKDKQEGQLGDILEDADAFIGVSVGGLLTKEMVQKMSDDPIIFAMANPDPEIMPSDAKEVGVKVIGTGRSDFPNQVNNVLAFPGIFRGALDVRATRINEPMKVAAAEAIASLITEEELNEDYVIPAAFDPRVAPLVASSVAKAAMETGVARVDVDPEQVAEKTRKLTRIDED